One region of Cucurbita pepo subsp. pepo cultivar mu-cu-16 chromosome LG03, ASM280686v2, whole genome shotgun sequence genomic DNA includes:
- the LOC111790675 gene encoding E3 ubiquitin-protein ligase RNF8-like isoform X3 → MRLSYSPAAQFFLFFVQWTDCHLAGALGLLRILIYKAYEDGKTTMSIQERKASLKEFYGVIFPSLVLLQRGTNDIEDRQHREAYAAKYKRKDQLDKGKISEIDLEREEECGICMELNSKVVLPTCCHSMCMKCYRSWRARSQSCPFCRDSLRRVNSGDLWICTSSSEIVDLPFISSENLKRLFMFIDKLPLIVPDPKLISYYLNHY, encoded by the exons ATGAGATTATCATACAGTCCGGCTGCACagttctttctcttcttcgtGCAATGGACTGATTGCCACCTTGCTGGCGCATTGGGTCTGCTCAGAATTCTGATATACAAG GCATATGAAGATGGGAAGACTACCATGTCTATTCAGGAAAGAAAGGCTAGTCTCAAGGAGTTCTATG GGGTGATATTTCCTTCTCTGGTGCTACTTCAAAGAGGAACTAATGACATAGAAGATAGACAACATAGAGAAGCTTATGCGGccaaatacaaaagaaaagatcagTTGGACAAAGGAAAGATCTCTGAAATAGACttggaaagagaggaagaatgTGGTATTTGCATGGAGCTAAACAGCAAGGTTGTGTTGCCTACGTGCTGTCATTCAATGTGCATGAAGTGTTACAGGAGTTG GCGCGCTCGGTCTCAATCATGCCCCTTCTGCCGTGACAGTCTCAGGAGAGTCAACTCGGGAGATCTTTGGATCTGTACGAGTAGCAGCGAAATCGTGGACTTGCCCTTCATCTCtagtgaaaatttgaagaggCTGTTCATGTTCATTGATAAGTTGCCTCTTATTGTCCCAGATCCAAAACTCATCTCTTATTATCTCAATCACTATTAG
- the LOC111790674 gene encoding putative serine/threonine-protein kinase isoform X1 has protein sequence MASCCFAILNCCKGNSSSEEPAEGIAVNNNVRIFSYNSLRSATSNFHPSSRIGAGGYGVVYKGVLRDGTNVAVKSLSAESTQGTREFLTEINMISDIRHQNLVELIGCCVEGTHRILVYEYLENNSLANTLLGTLSKHVVLDWPMRAKICLGTALGLAFLHEEAEPSVVHRDIKASNILLDRNFDPKIGDFGLAKLFPDNVTHVSTRVAGTVGYLAPEYALLGQLTKKADVYSFGVLMLEVISGSSSTKAAFGEELLILVEWTWKLKQEGRLVELIDPELINYPKAEVVRFITVALFCTQAAANQRPTMKQVVEMLSREVHLNEKLLTEPGVYKGHKTRKLNGAAAAASISGGTSSSHGIKYKKAMKTSPSSSQFNSSNSLTQMLPR, from the exons ATGGCTTCCTGTTGCTTTGCAATCCTGAATTGCTGTAAAGGAAATAGCAGCTCAGAGGAACCGGCAGAAG GGATTGCTGTTAACAACAATGTACGCATCTTTTCTTATAATTCACTGAGGTCAGCCACTAGTAATTTTCATCCATCAAGCAGAATAGGTGCTGGAGGTTATGGAGTTGTCTACAAA GGAGTTTTGAGGGATGGTACCAATGTTGCAGTAAAATCACTGTCTGCAGAATCTACTCAGGGAACTCGTGAATTTTTAACCGAGATAAATATGATATCAGATATAAGACATCAAAATCTCGTTGAACTTATCGGTTGTTGCGTCGAAGGCACGCATCGAATTTTGGTGTATGAATACCTGGAAAACAACAGCCTTGCGAATACTTTGCTTG GTACATTGAGTAAGCATGTCGTTCTGGATTGGCCAATGAGAGCTAAGATTTGTCTCGGTACAGCTTTGGGTCTTGCATTTCTACATGAGGAAGCTGAACCGTCTGTTGTTCATAGAGATATCAAGGCTAGCAATATACTTCTTGACAGAAACTTTGATCCTAAAATAGGAGACTTTGGGTTGGCTAAACTTTTCCCGGACAACGTTACTCATGTTAGTACTCGAGTGGCCGGAACTGT TGGATATTTGGCTCCCGAGTATGCACTCTTAGGACAGTTGACAAAGAAGGCAGATGTATACAGTTTTGGTGTGCTCATGCTGGAAGTAATTAGTGGAAGTAGCAGCACCAAAGCAGCATTTGGAGAAGAGTTGTTGATTCTCGTGGAATGG ACTTGGAAATTAAAACAAGAAGGACGGCTCGTAGAACTCATTGATCCGGAACTGATCAATTATCCAAAGGCCGAGGTGGTGCGTTTCATTACGGTTGCACTCTTCTGTACCCAAGCAGCAGCAAATCAAAGGCCAACCATGAAGCAGGTCGTGGAAATGCTTTCAAGAGAGGTACACCTTAACGAAAAACTACTGACAGAGCCTGGAGTATACAAAGGACACAAAACTAGGAAGTTAAAtggtgctgctgctgctgcttctaTTTCTGGGGGAACATCCTCCTCCCATggaatcaaatataaaaaagctATGAAGACTTCTCCATCTTCATCTCAATTTAACAGCTCAAACAGTCTGACTCAAATGCTTCCTAGGTGA
- the LOC111790671 gene encoding uncharacterized protein LOC111790671 — translation MKTLATSNSIIGNNAAPCSFSASSLKERLLCGGPEFVSYRRHRKLTSSGLQHLVSLRRGGIEFLPCFSFHQQADTQNEVVENQDTNQSKTVRVKFQLQKECTFGEHFFVVGDDPSFGSWDVTSAIPLNWADGHLWAAEVEIPVGKAIQFKFVLQGETGNVVWQPGPDRTFQPWETSNTIIVSEDWDSAESRILSEEENIVNQDDHSPVVPEKLMIEDSSFALADASIVEKSSVELHEVLILGGNISASEENGSNVSASEENTKDIMASNIISPKESYILNTSNKAVSEVYNNPNGETTLISPSETKRTEEVLENYEKEVTAKIPVQESFINYGVPVLVPVLVPGLPPTPTTSNQDAPQHEVKDDGSIDGINESNDHKLPENIQDPDVVVELEMEAKSSYEENVVQSEIRQEDDTNKIANESDLQEVNDSIVQNDITWGHKTLKKFFSSLRLL, via the exons ATGAAAACCCTAGCGACCTCGAACTCCATCATCGGTAACAATGCAGCTCCTTGTTCCTTCTCTGCTTCTTCGCTGAAAGAGCGTCTTCTTTGTGGAGGACCTGAATTCGTCTCTTACCGGAGGCATCGGAAATTGACTAGTTCTGGACTTCAGCATTTGGTATCGTTGCGCCGGGGAGGCATTGAATTTCTTCCTTGCTTCTCGTTTCATCAGCAG GCAGATACTCAGAATGAGGTAGTTGAGAATCAAGACACGA ATCAATCAAAGACAGTTCGCGTCAAATTCCAGCTGCAGAAAGAGTGTACATTTGGGGAGCATTTCTTTGTAGTAGGTGATGATCCAAGTTTTGGTTCCTGGGACGTTACAAGTGCAATACCTTTAAACTGGGCAGATGGGCATCTATGGGCAGCAGAAGTG GAGATTCCTGTTGGAAAAGCAATCCAATTCAAATTCGTACTTCAAGGAGAGACTGGGAATGTTGTATGGCAACCTGGTCCTGATCGAACATTTCAACCCTGGGAAACATCTAATACAATCATCGTCTCTGAAGATTGGGATAGTGCTGAATCACGGATACTcagtgaagaagaaaacattgTTAACCAGGATGATCATTCTCCCGTTGTCCCAGAAAAGTTAATGATTGAGGATTCATCATTTGCTCTTGCCGATGCTTCAATAGTAGAAAAATCATCGGTGGAATTGCATGAAGTGTTGATTCTTGGCGGTAACATCTCAGCTTCAGAAGAAAATGGCAGTAATGTCTCTGCTTCAGAAGAGAATACCAAAGATATTATGGCATCGAATATAATCTCACCAAAGGAGAGCTACATTCTCAATACAAGTAACAAGGCAGTGAGCGAGGTATACAACAATCCAAATGGGGAGACAACACTTATATCCCCGAGTGAAACAAAGAGAACAGAGGAAGTTTTGGAAAATTATGAGAAAGAAGTAACAGCGAAGATCCCTGTTCAAGAAAGCTTTATCAACTATGGCGTTCCTGTTCTAGTTCCTGTTCTAGTTCCTGGTTTACCTCCAACACCAACAACCTCAAATCAGGATGCACCTCAACATGAAGTCAAAGATGATGGTTCCATCGATGGAATTAATGAATCTAACGATCATAAACTACCTGAG AACATACAGGATCCTGATGTTGTGGTAGAACTAGAGATGGAAGCGAAGTCAAGTTATGAAGAAAATGTCGTCCAAAGTGAAATTAGACAAGAGGATGACACAAATAAAATTGCGAATGAATCTGATTTGCAGGAAGTCAACGATAGTATCGTTCAGAATGACATAACGTGGGGTCATAAAACCCTGAAGAAGTTCTTCTCCAGTTTAAGGTTGCTTTAG
- the LOC111790674 gene encoding cold-responsive protein kinase 1 isoform X2, which produces MASCCFAILNCCKGNSSSEEPAEGENQGVLRDGTNVAVKSLSAESTQGTREFLTEINMISDIRHQNLVELIGCCVEGTHRILVYEYLENNSLANTLLGTLSKHVVLDWPMRAKICLGTALGLAFLHEEAEPSVVHRDIKASNILLDRNFDPKIGDFGLAKLFPDNVTHVSTRVAGTVGYLAPEYALLGQLTKKADVYSFGVLMLEVISGSSSTKAAFGEELLILVEWTWKLKQEGRLVELIDPELINYPKAEVVRFITVALFCTQAAANQRPTMKQVVEMLSREVHLNEKLLTEPGVYKGHKTRKLNGAAAAASISGGTSSSHGIKYKKAMKTSPSSSQFNSSNSLTQMLPR; this is translated from the exons ATGGCTTCCTGTTGCTTTGCAATCCTGAATTGCTGTAAAGGAAATAGCAGCTCAGAGGAACCGGCAGAAGGTGAGAATCAG GGAGTTTTGAGGGATGGTACCAATGTTGCAGTAAAATCACTGTCTGCAGAATCTACTCAGGGAACTCGTGAATTTTTAACCGAGATAAATATGATATCAGATATAAGACATCAAAATCTCGTTGAACTTATCGGTTGTTGCGTCGAAGGCACGCATCGAATTTTGGTGTATGAATACCTGGAAAACAACAGCCTTGCGAATACTTTGCTTG GTACATTGAGTAAGCATGTCGTTCTGGATTGGCCAATGAGAGCTAAGATTTGTCTCGGTACAGCTTTGGGTCTTGCATTTCTACATGAGGAAGCTGAACCGTCTGTTGTTCATAGAGATATCAAGGCTAGCAATATACTTCTTGACAGAAACTTTGATCCTAAAATAGGAGACTTTGGGTTGGCTAAACTTTTCCCGGACAACGTTACTCATGTTAGTACTCGAGTGGCCGGAACTGT TGGATATTTGGCTCCCGAGTATGCACTCTTAGGACAGTTGACAAAGAAGGCAGATGTATACAGTTTTGGTGTGCTCATGCTGGAAGTAATTAGTGGAAGTAGCAGCACCAAAGCAGCATTTGGAGAAGAGTTGTTGATTCTCGTGGAATGG ACTTGGAAATTAAAACAAGAAGGACGGCTCGTAGAACTCATTGATCCGGAACTGATCAATTATCCAAAGGCCGAGGTGGTGCGTTTCATTACGGTTGCACTCTTCTGTACCCAAGCAGCAGCAAATCAAAGGCCAACCATGAAGCAGGTCGTGGAAATGCTTTCAAGAGAGGTACACCTTAACGAAAAACTACTGACAGAGCCTGGAGTATACAAAGGACACAAAACTAGGAAGTTAAAtggtgctgctgctgctgcttctaTTTCTGGGGGAACATCCTCCTCCCATggaatcaaatataaaaaagctATGAAGACTTCTCCATCTTCATCTCAATTTAACAGCTCAAACAGTCTGACTCAAATGCTTCCTAGGTGA
- the LOC111790675 gene encoding LON peptidase N-terminal domain and RING finger protein 1-like isoform X2, translating into MRKSFKDSLKALEADIQFANTLASDYPKEYGGACLQMRLSYSPAAQFFLFFVQWTDCHLAGALGLLRILIYKAYEDGKTTMSIQERKASLKEFYGVIFPSLVLLQRGTNDIEDRQHREAYAAKYKRKDQLDKGKISEIDLEREEECGICMELNSKVVLPTCCHSMCMKCYRSWRARSQSCPFCRDSLRRVNSGDLWICTSSSEIVDLPFISSENLKRLFMFIDKLPLIVPDPKLISYYLNHY; encoded by the exons GGCTTCTGATTATCCCAAGGAATACGGTGGAGCATGCCTTCAAATGAGATTATCATACAGTCCGGCTGCACagttctttctcttcttcgtGCAATGGACTGATTGCCACCTTGCTGGCGCATTGGGTCTGCTCAGAATTCTGATATACAAG GCATATGAAGATGGGAAGACTACCATGTCTATTCAGGAAAGAAAGGCTAGTCTCAAGGAGTTCTATG GGGTGATATTTCCTTCTCTGGTGCTACTTCAAAGAGGAACTAATGACATAGAAGATAGACAACATAGAGAAGCTTATGCGGccaaatacaaaagaaaagatcagTTGGACAAAGGAAAGATCTCTGAAATAGACttggaaagagaggaagaatgTGGTATTTGCATGGAGCTAAACAGCAAGGTTGTGTTGCCTACGTGCTGTCATTCAATGTGCATGAAGTGTTACAGGAGTTG GCGCGCTCGGTCTCAATCATGCCCCTTCTGCCGTGACAGTCTCAGGAGAGTCAACTCGGGAGATCTTTGGATCTGTACGAGTAGCAGCGAAATCGTGGACTTGCCCTTCATCTCtagtgaaaatttgaagaggCTGTTCATGTTCATTGATAAGTTGCCTCTTATTGTCCCAGATCCAAAACTCATCTCTTATTATCTCAATCACTATTAG